TGCGCCGGCCTGGGTCACGTAGACTCTCACCGGCTCCCCGGGCGCCGCCGCCGCCGTTTCCATCGGCACGTAGCGGTAACACGCGGAGAACAGCAGCAAGGTCGCGACAGTGCAGATGGCCTGTCTCGCGTTCGTCCCTCGCATGGCACCTCCCGGCCGGCCGACGACGGGCTCGAGCGAGGCACCGTGTCGCGCGCAAATCGATGGGCGTTCGGTTGACGATTATCGCGCCGCCGCGGACGCGCGCAACCCCCGAAAGCCTCGACGCCGGCTCCGGTCTCCCAACTGCCGCCCGCGCGGCTGCTTGCGTGACCCCCACTCACGGCCAATTCTACACGTTTGCGGTTCGACCCCTCTATTCACCAGCACCAGCGTCGTTTGGGACGGCAGTTCGGTCAACGCGCGGTCTGGGAGTTCGTCCCAGGGGCTTTTGGCAGGAGTCTGTTTCTCGGCGCACCGGGCGCAACGCCGGTGACTTGCGTCGCCGAAGGAGGGCTCCATGTCCCGATTGTCCCTGTTCTTTCCACACAGACCCCGCGGGCCTGGTCGATTGGAAGGAGGGTTGGCCGTTCTCATTGTGGCGGGTCTCTCGATGCTCTCCCCACTGCCCGCGCACGCCCAGAACGGCCGCATCACGGGAATCGTCACCGACGCCCAGTCGGGCGCTCCGGTCGGCGAGGTGCAGGTGTACGTGGTCGGTTCCACCCTGGGGACGCTGACCCGGTCGAACGGGCGCTACCTCATCCTCAACGTACCTCCGGGTTCGTACGAACTCCGGGCGGAGCGCATCGGCTTCCAGACGGTGACCGAATCGGTCGACGTGCCCGTTGACGGCACCGTCACCCGGGACTTTGCTCTGACGACGGAGGCGCTGGGGCTCGACGAGATCGTCGTGACCGGGGCGGCGGGGGCCGCGCGCCGGCGCGAGATCGGCAACGCCATCGCCCAGATCAACCTCACCGACATCCCCGAGCGCGAGGCCAACGTGTCCGACCTGCTGCAGGCGGCCGCGCCCGGCATACAGGTGATCGGCGGAAGCAGCGAGCCCGCGCAGGGCAAGCAGATCCGCCTGCGCGGCAACTCCAGCGTGGCCATGTCGAACCAGCCGATCATCTATGTGGACGGCGTGAGGATCATGGACGACGCCTTCCCGGTGGTGGCCACCCCCGGCACCGGGCTGGGACGTCCGTCGCTCATCACGGTGACCCCGCTCGACATGATCAACCCCAACGACATCGAGCGCATCGAGGTCATCAAAGGCTCCGCGGCGACCACCCTGTATGGCACCGAGGCCTCGGCCGGCGTCATCCAGGTCTTCACCAAGCGCGGCTCCGCCGGCGCGCCGGTGTGGACCGCGGAGATCCAGCAGGGCACGGGATGGATGCAGCCGTTCGGCGCGCCCGGCGGCGACTTCATCCAGATGGAACACTACATGCGCGACGCCTGGTGGGGCGGCGGATACGAGGGCGGCCAGTATTCCACGGACTGCGTCACCGACGACGACCGCTGGAAAGGTGTGAACTCGAGCGCCAGTGGCCCGTGCAGCTTCCCCGGGTCGGTGTGGTTCCAGAACTACCTGCTCTCGGTTCGCGGCGGCGGCGAGGCTTTGCAGTACTTCATTTCGGGCCAGTATCAGGACGACAGCTACGTGCTCGCCAACGACGAGCTGGAGAAGTACAACTTCCGCGGCAACTTCACGATGACGCCGGTCGAGGATCTCCAGATCCAGTGGAACACGGGCTATACCAGCCAGTGGCTGAGCGGGACTCCGTCGGGCAACAACGCCGAGGGAATCCAGCTCAACGCCTTCCGCCAGGAGCGCAACTACGTGGGCTCGGCCGATCCGCGCGAGATCGGCAAGCTCCTGGAATACGAGTTCGACCAGCGCAACGAGCGCCTCAACTCCGGAATCACGCTGACCTACACGCCTCAGGCGCGGCTCACCAACCGCTTCACCTTCGGCTACGACTACTCCAACCAGGAGGGTGAGAACCAGCGCAACTTCGGTTTCTTCCTCAAGCCGCTGGGTTCACGCACCAACGATACCTTCCAGAGACGGGTGCTCACCTTCGACTACGTGGGGACGTACAACCTGCCGATCACGTCCACCATCAACTCCAACTTCTCGTGGGGCGGCCAGGCGATCGGCGACTCGCAGGTGCGACTGCGCCTGTTGGGCGAGGACTTCCCCGGCGCAGCCGAACCCACGGTGAGCTCCGCGGCCATCAAGGTAGCCGAGGAGGACCGCGAGAAGGTCTGGAACGCGGGGTTCTTCTTCCAGAACGTTTTCGACTTCAGCAACAAGTACTTCGTCACCGGCGGGATCCGGGTCGACGGCAACAGCGCCTTCGGTTCGGGGTTCGGCCTCCAGGTCTACCCCAAGGTGAGCGGCACCTGGGTGATGAGCGACGAGGACTTCTGGGATCCCGGGCTGGGCTCCATCAAGCTTCGCGCGGCCTACGGCCAGTCCGGCCGGGCTCCGGGAGCATTCGATGCCGTTAGAACGTGGTCGCCCGCGGGGTATGCGGGCACGCCCGCCTTCACGCCGTTCAACCTGGGGAATCCCGATCTGGGACCGGAGGTGTCCAGGGAATGGGAGTTCGGCTTCGACGCCTCGTGGCTCGACGACCGACTGACGGCCACCTTCACCTACTTCGACCAGCAAACCACCGACGCGCTCATGTTCGTCAGCGCCGTCCCCTCGCAGGGATTCACGCGGAGCCAGCTCCAGAACGTCGGGACGGTCGGCGCCAACGGGATCGAACTCCAGCTCGACGGGAGGCTGTTCCAGAGCACCAGCTTCAGCGTAGACGCGGGGCTGGGGGTCAGCACCTACAATTCGGAGGTGATGAGCTTGTGCAAGGGCGAAACCGAGCCGAGCGAAATCGTGCTCGCGCGCGATCCCGACGCCCAGTGCATCTCCCGCTTCGCCGATCTCAACGGGTGGATCATCGAGGGCCAGGCGCTTCCCGTCGAGATGGGCCGGCGCGTCATCAATCGGGACGAGATCGCCGACCCGCAGTTCGCGGACAATCCGGAAACTCCGGCGGCGCCCGGCAGGACCGGAGAGAACGTCATCATCGGGCCCCAGCTGCCCACCCACACCATCACGCCGTCCCTCGCCGTACGCTTCCCCGGCAACATCCTGCTCTCCGCGCGCGGAGAGTACATGGGCGGACACGTGGCGTACATCAACGAGATCTCCATCAGCCGTTCCGTCCGCTCCCCGCTCTGCTTCCCGTGGTACGTCACTCCCAAGACCTCCATCGAGCTGAAGCCGGAGACGCCGGCCATATGGCGCGAACGGTGCACGCCCGGGTTCTCGCGCGACTACTGGTTCGATTCGGACTACTTCAAGCTTCGCAACGTCAGCCTGACCGTGCCCGTGGACGCCGTGTTCCCGGAAAGGGTCTCGAACGCCACGTTCACCGCCACCCTGAGCAACTTCTACGACTGGTACCGCGAGATTCCCTGGTACGACCCGGAGTCGCTCGGCAACACGCCGGCCCTCGATGACGGAATCGGAAACCAGACCGAGCGGGTGCCGTCCCCGGTCACGTTCCGCATGTCCATGCGGGTCACCTTCTAGGGGAGGGCTGAACGATGACAGAGAACAGAGGAAACAACTACGGAATCCGCCTCCCCCGGGTGCTTCTCGTCGCCGCAACCGCCGGGCTGGCGGCCTCCGGCTGCGAGGTCACCAACCCCGGACCCATCCAGGACGAGTTCCTGGCCCAGCCGGCGTCCCAGCAGGGGCTCGTCAACGGCGGCGTGCGCCGGCTGGCGGAGCTGCTCACCTACGGCAGCTACACCCATGCCATCCTGGCCCGGGAACTCTTTCCGGGCGGCCAGACCGGGTTCATGGGTCACGACCCCATCACCCAGTCCGGGCACATCCTGCCCGGGAGCTTTTCCAATCGCTGGAACGACGGGGTGCAGGCCCGCTTCATCACGGAGACGGCGATCAGCCGCTTCACGGAGGTCGACGCGCCCAGCAACATGCTGTACCAGGCGTACCTGTGGAACGCCTTCACCTACCGCACCATGGGCGAGTGGTGGTGTGACGCCGTGCTCGGTCCCACCGATCCGGACGATACCACGCCCGGATCCTATGAACAGGGATCGACCGGGAACTTCAACCGCGCCATCGACAGCTTTACAGCCGCCCTGGGGTTCGCTGCCACCCCCGACGAGACTCACGCGGCAAGGGGCGGTCGGGCAGCCGCACACGCCTGGCTGGGGGACTGGAGCGCGGCCGCAGCCGACGCCGCGACGATCCCGGACGACTTCGTCTTCTGGATCAACTACGACGACGAGCTGCAGCCCTACTACAACACCATCTTCGAGGCCAACGCGCGCCAGCCGGCGGGATCCTACTCCATCATCTACACCTTCGTCGAGGACTACTACACGGAGACGGGAGACCCGCGGACCCCCTGGTTCGAGGACGCGAACATTCCCTACGCCACCGCGAGCCTCGACACCTACGGCCAGGTGGAGTGGAAGAACCAGGCCAAGTACAACAGCCGCAACGACGACCAGCGCATCGTCAGCGGCTGGGAGATGCGGCTGCTGGAAGCGGAGGCTGCGCTGAACGCAGGCAACTGGCAGGCCGCCATGACCATCATCAACCGGGTGCGTACGCGAAACATCAGCGATACCACCGGCGAGCCGCTCGATCCCTGGGTCGCGATGAGCATGGAGGAGGCGTGGACCTTCCTGAAGCGCGAGCGCTACATCGAGCTCTGGCTCGAGGGACGCCGGCTGGGTGACGAGCGCCGCTGGGCGGCGACCAACACGCCGGGAGATCTGGATACCCCCGACTGGGAAAGCACCGCCTTCGCGCCCGGTTCCCGCACCACCATGTTCACGCGCAACCCGAGGTCGTATTGCTTCGACATTCCCGAGTCGGAGCGCGACCGCAACCCCAACGTCCCGCCGATCAGCTGAATCGAGGGGAACAGGACAAATCCGGGCCGCGGGGGTGGTCGCCCTCGCGGCCCGGATTTTTCGTTGTCCCGGCTGAGATGATCCGGTGCACGGTCGGGCGCCGGTGACCTGCCGGCAGGCTTCCGCGATCTACCAGAGGTAACGGTAGTCGCGCAGGTTCACGGTGAATCGGGTGCCCCGCCTCAGCCAGACCCTCCTGATGCGATTCCGCCATTCGACGCCTGTCGGGTCGAGCGCGCTGCTCGCCGGGCTTCCAAAGGCGTCGGCAAGTCGAGGGGTGATCACCGAGGACATGTCGGGGTCCAGGTAGATGAGCTGGATTCTTCCGACCCGACCCCGCTCCGTGTCCATCCCGACGGCAATGGAGTCGGTCGTCCCGAACAACCCGTCGGTCCGGCCGATGACGGTCAGGGCGCCGGACCTGCGGGGCAACGTCTCCAGCGACTCGGGAAGCGGCTCGCCGAGGGTGATGGTTGTGCCCCCGACCAGTTGAACGGCACTCGGAACCGAACGCATCACGGAGCCGGGGACGGGAGGTGGAGAGTCGCATGCGACCGAGGTCAGCTCGACCCGCCGAGTCCAGCTGCGATACGGGAGGTTATCCGAGAACGTGGTGGAAGCTCCCGCCCAGATACCCCCGTCATCCGGCTCAAGGCGCGCCCCCACGCCGTGGAAGCCCGTGGAGAACCAGAGTCGCAGTGTGCTGCCTTCGACTCCCCAGTTCATGTACACATGAGGCGTCGGCAGAGCGCCTTCCGGAACGACGATTTGCCCGGCGCTCCCGGGAAGGGTGGCATCAGCGGGCGGACCGGCCAACCGAAAGCGGGGCGGAATCTGCAGGTACGCGGAATCCAGGCCCAATGCGCTCGGCACGGGCTCGCTCTGCACCTCGATCGTGTCGGTCAGGAGTTCGCCCCCCGCAAACATGAGCCCCGCAACGCGCCCCTCGAACCACTCTCCCTCGGCTACGTCGTAGCAGCCAAGCAGGTCCGCCTCGGTCAGCTGAGCCGACGTTGATACCGACCAGGCCCCGGATGCCAGTAGCAGCCCGACCACGTGCACGAAGTGATTTCGCATGGCGTTCTCCTGAGCGTGCGGCGCAGTCGAAAAGTAGATGTCCGGGGGCTGGCGGGGCGAACCAGGCGAGCCGAGGGGGGCCTCGGCGACCAGGTTACTAAGGATGTAGTTGACAGATCGGGATCCTGCTCTCCACTATGCTACTATACCATTAGTAGCCGTCTCTGAGCCTTGGCGGACGAGATTTCTCCGTCGAGCCTGGACGACCCGTCACACGGTTCCGGAGAGCCCGGCCCGAAAAATCCAGCTTGAGGAGGAATCCGTGACCGCGCTCACCGCCCGCGAAATGGACGTCATGTCGGTTCTGTGGGACCTGGGGTCCGCTACCGTGAACGAGGTCAGCGCCCAACTGGACGACGACCTGGCCTACACCACCGTGCTCACGGTGCTGCGCATCCTGGAATCGAAGGGCCTCGTCGGCCACGAGCGGGAAGGGCGCGCGCACCGCTATCACCCCTTGCTCGCGCGCCGGGAGGCCGGCCGGTCGGTGCTCGACCGGCTCCGGGAGAAGGTCTACTCCGGGTCCACGGAGATGCTCGTGGCCAACCTGGTTTCCGACGAACGGCTTTCCGCGAAGACCATCAGGCGCCTGCGCAGGCTGCTTGACGAGCGTCTCGAGAAGGAGGAACGAGGATGATCGCCGCATGGATGCTCTGGTCGGCCGGTATCGGCGTGTTGTTCCTGGTCGCGGGCCTGGCGGCCGAGAGGCTCCTCACCCACGGCGGCCGCCCGACGCGATGGGTCTGGATCGTCGCGGGCGCTGCAACCACCGCATTGTCGGTGCTGCGGATTCCGGGGGCCCCACCGGAACCCGCGGTCGTCCCTCCACCGGGGTTCGCGCCCCCGCTGCTGGAGCCGCTGGCGGTGACGGTCGCCCGCGACTCGATGCTCCGCTCCCTGGACGATCTGCTCGTGCTGGGCTGGGTCGTGCTCTCTTCGCTGCTGGTGGTCACGGTCCTGTTCGCCTTCGCGCGCCTGGTGCGGGAGGGAAGGTCGTGGCAGCCCGGTTCGCTGGGCCATCGCTCCGTGTTCTGGTCCAGGGACACGGGCCCGACCATCGTCGGCCTCCTGCGGCCGCGCGTCGTGCTGCCGGCGTGGGTGCGCGCGATTGGCCGGAGGGAGCAGGAACTGATTCTTGCGCACGAAGAGGAGCACATCCGCGCCGGCGACGCGCGGCTCCGGTTCCTGATGACGCTGCCGCTGTTCGTCTTCCCGTGGAATCCCGCCCTCTGGCTGCAGCGCCATCGCCTGAATCTCGCCGTCGAACTCGACTGCGACCGGAGGGTGATGCGCCGGATGCCGGGACACCGCCACGCCTACGGCAACCTGCTTCTGCGCGTGGGCGCGGGACAAAACGGACTGCATCGCGTGGCGCTCGTGGCATTGTCCGAGGGGCGGTCGCAGCTGGAGCGACGCATCACCAGGCTGGAGGAGCAGATGCCGCGCGTGCGTCGCCTGCAGGGTGTGCTGCTCGTGTTGGGCGCCGCAGCCATCGTGGCGCTGGCGGTCCTGTTCCCGCGCGTTCGCGGAGAAGATGCACCAGCGTCGGACGAGCCGGCCGACCTCATGGCGGCGCCGGTGTTCACCCCCTACACGGTGCGTCCCGACCTGGTGAACGAACGAACGGTCATGCAGGCGCTGGAGGCCGAGTATCCCCCGATACTGCGCGACGCGGGGATCGGCGGCACCACCAACGTGCGCTTCTTCATCGACACGCGTGGCGTGGTGCAACGGGTTCTCGTAGCCGAGACGTCAGGCCACGAAGCACTCGACTCGGCCGCCCTGCGGGTCGCCCGCACCTTCCGGTTCACGCCAGCGCTCAACCTGGACGAGATCGTGTCCGTGTGGATTGCCATCCCGATCACCTTTAGCACTGGCGCTGCGGGGGCGGACGGAGTGCCTGACGAGGTGCGCGAATTCGCCGACAGCATCGCCCGCGAACGGGGGGACGACCCCGGCGATCCCCCGGCGGACCCCGAAGCCCGACAGGAAGCATCGCTGGCGGACGGCATGCAGCAGCCGACGTTCACCCGGTACACGGTGCGTCCGGACCTCGTGAACCAGCGGGAGGTCCAGCGGGCCCTCGAGAGGGAGTATCCTCCGGTCCTCAGGGAGGCGGGAATCGGAGGGACGGTCAACGTGCAGTTCTTCATCGACGCGGAGGGCAAGGTGCGAAGGACCCTCCTCGCCGCGAATTCGGGTCACGCAACGCTTGACGAGGCTCGCCTGCGGGTTGCGAACGTCTTCCAGTTCACGCCCACGCCCAACCTGGACGAACCCGCGCCCGGCGCCCCCGTGGCCGACACCCCAACCGCCACGCGCTACACGGTACCTCCCAACCTCCTCAACGAGGAGGAGGTCCAGCAAGCCATCGACGACGAATACCCTCCGCTGCTTCGGGATGCGGGGATCGGAGGCACGGTCCACGTGCAGATCTTCGTCGACGGGGAAGGTGTGGTGCAGAACGCCGTCGTTGGCCGGTCGTCAGGCCACGATCCGCTCGACGAAGCAGCTCTCCGCGCCGCCCGCGTCATGCGATTCACACCGGCTCTGGACGTGGACGAGCCCGTGCCGGCCTGGATCGCCATACCGATCACGTTCATCGCTGACGGCAGGGTGTACAGAATGGCCGAGGGTGATATCCCGGGGAGCCCGTAACATCCGGAACGACAACCATCTCCGGGTTGTCGGCACTCAGGGTTGGAACCGACTGGGGCGGGAGGGCTCGAACCTCCAACCTCCTGGTTAACAGCCAGGCGCTCTGCCTATTGAGCTACACCCCAACAAGGCCGGTATGCAGATGTGGCGCGTCCCCGGGAAGCCGGGGTCGACGCAACTGCAAACGAAGCCATTTCGGCCCCCGCGTGTCAACACTGCTTCCCGGCTGCGTGTCTCAAGAGTTAGGTTACCGGGCTTGCGCGCGCACGGGGTCATACCGTCCCGAGGCGGCGTTCGCCGCGTCCTTGCCACAAGCCAGGTGTCATCCGAGAGGGCTCATCTCCCATGATTCTCAAGCTGCTCGCCGTACAGGCCATTCTCGTGCCTGCCCAGGGCGATGTGCCCGAGCGCCCGCCCGCAGTGGCCGAATACGATGGCGCCGCAGGGCAGCTCGAGATCGCCACGCCGCGGCTTGAAGACCCGGACATCAACATTGACGGCAGGCTCGACGACGCTGCCTGGGAAGGCGCGGCGCTGCTGCGCAACTTCAGCCAGTACGATCCGGTCGAGGGCATCCCCGCGGTGCAGCCGACCGAGGCGCTCGTGTTGGTAAGCGACGACGCCATCTACTTCGGGGTTCGCGCCTACGACAGCGATCCCGGCGGGGTTCGCGCCTCCCTCAGCGAGCGTGACAGCTGGGGCCGGGCCGACGACTACATTCGCGTCGTGCTCGACACCTTCAACGACCGGCGGCGCGCCTACAACTTCATGGTCAACGCCTACGGCGTACAGCAGGATGGGATCTGGGTCGAGGGCGGCCAGGGCGGAGGCGGTGGCGGCCGGGGCGGCCGCGGAGGCGGTGGCGGTGGGGGTGGCGGACGCCGGGGCGGCGGATTCGGGCCTCCGCCGGTGGACTACAACCCCGACTTCATCTGGGAGTCGGACGGCCGCCTGGACGACCAGGGGTACACGGTCGAAATGCGCATCCCGCTCAAGAGCATCCGTTTCCAGAACGTGCCCCGGCAGTCCTGGGGCATCAACATCATGCGCCGGGTGCAGCGCACCGGCTATCAGCAGTCCTGGGCGCCGCTCTCGCGCGACAGGGCCAACCAGCTCGAACAGTCCGGAACGCTGGACGAACTTCAGGATCTGGATCCCGGCCTGTTCCTCGAAATCAATCCGGTCGCCACCGGCAAGCGCCTGGGCGCATACGACTCCGACGCGGGCGCCTTCCAGCACGACGATCCCGTCGGCGACTTCGGCTTCTACACGACCTACGGGCTTACCTCCAACCTGACCCTCGACGGTACCTACAACCCGGATTTCAGCCAGGTCGAAGCCGACGCGGGCCAGATCGCGGTCAACGAGCGCTTCGCCCTCTTCTTCCCCGAGAAGCGTCCGTTCTTCCTCGAGGGAATGGACATCTTCCAACTGCCCAAGCAGCTCGTCTACACCCGTTCGGTCGTGGATCCGATCGCGGGCGCGAAGATCACCGGGAAGGTGGGGAGCTTCAACGTCGGCTACATGGGCGCCGTCGACCAGGTCGCGTCGAGCAGCTCCGCCAACGACGCCGTCGTGAACCTGGTGCGTCTTCGCCGCGACCTGGGGACCAGCTCGACCTTCGGGCTGACCTACACC
The nucleotide sequence above comes from Gammaproteobacteria bacterium. Encoded proteins:
- a CDS encoding TonB family protein, which codes for MIAAWMLWSAGIGVLFLVAGLAAERLLTHGGRPTRWVWIVAGAATTALSVLRIPGAPPEPAVVPPPGFAPPLLEPLAVTVARDSMLRSLDDLLVLGWVVLSSLLVVTVLFAFARLVREGRSWQPGSLGHRSVFWSRDTGPTIVGLLRPRVVLPAWVRAIGRREQELILAHEEEHIRAGDARLRFLMTLPLFVFPWNPALWLQRHRLNLAVELDCDRRVMRRMPGHRHAYGNLLLRVGAGQNGLHRVALVALSEGRSQLERRITRLEEQMPRVRRLQGVLLVLGAAAIVALAVLFPRVRGEDAPASDEPADLMAAPVFTPYTVRPDLVNERTVMQALEAEYPPILRDAGIGGTTNVRFFIDTRGVVQRVLVAETSGHEALDSAALRVARTFRFTPALNLDEIVSVWIAIPITFSTGAAGADGVPDEVREFADSIARERGDDPGDPPADPEARQEASLADGMQQPTFTRYTVRPDLVNQREVQRALEREYPPVLREAGIGGTVNVQFFIDAEGKVRRTLLAANSGHATLDEARLRVANVFQFTPTPNLDEPAPGAPVADTPTATRYTVPPNLLNEEEVQQAIDDEYPPLLRDAGIGGTVHVQIFVDGEGVVQNAVVGRSSGHDPLDEAALRAARVMRFTPALDVDEPVPAWIAIPITFIADGRVYRMAEGDIPGSP
- a CDS encoding TonB-dependent receptor, producing the protein MAVLIVAGLSMLSPLPAHAQNGRITGIVTDAQSGAPVGEVQVYVVGSTLGTLTRSNGRYLILNVPPGSYELRAERIGFQTVTESVDVPVDGTVTRDFALTTEALGLDEIVVTGAAGAARRREIGNAIAQINLTDIPEREANVSDLLQAAAPGIQVIGGSSEPAQGKQIRLRGNSSVAMSNQPIIYVDGVRIMDDAFPVVATPGTGLGRPSLITVTPLDMINPNDIERIEVIKGSAATTLYGTEASAGVIQVFTKRGSAGAPVWTAEIQQGTGWMQPFGAPGGDFIQMEHYMRDAWWGGGYEGGQYSTDCVTDDDRWKGVNSSASGPCSFPGSVWFQNYLLSVRGGGEALQYFISGQYQDDSYVLANDELEKYNFRGNFTMTPVEDLQIQWNTGYTSQWLSGTPSGNNAEGIQLNAFRQERNYVGSADPREIGKLLEYEFDQRNERLNSGITLTYTPQARLTNRFTFGYDYSNQEGENQRNFGFFLKPLGSRTNDTFQRRVLTFDYVGTYNLPITSTINSNFSWGGQAIGDSQVRLRLLGEDFPGAAEPTVSSAAIKVAEEDREKVWNAGFFFQNVFDFSNKYFVTGGIRVDGNSAFGSGFGLQVYPKVSGTWVMSDEDFWDPGLGSIKLRAAYGQSGRAPGAFDAVRTWSPAGYAGTPAFTPFNLGNPDLGPEVSREWEFGFDASWLDDRLTATFTYFDQQTTDALMFVSAVPSQGFTRSQLQNVGTVGANGIELQLDGRLFQSTSFSVDAGLGVSTYNSEVMSLCKGETEPSEIVLARDPDAQCISRFADLNGWIIEGQALPVEMGRRVINRDEIADPQFADNPETPAAPGRTGENVIIGPQLPTHTITPSLAVRFPGNILLSARGEYMGGHVAYINEISISRSVRSPLCFPWYVTPKTSIELKPETPAIWRERCTPGFSRDYWFDSDYFKLRNVSLTVPVDAVFPERVSNATFTATLSNFYDWYREIPWYDPESLGNTPALDDGIGNQTERVPSPVTFRMSMRVTF
- a CDS encoding DUF5916 domain-containing protein encodes the protein MILKLLAVQAILVPAQGDVPERPPAVAEYDGAAGQLEIATPRLEDPDINIDGRLDDAAWEGAALLRNFSQYDPVEGIPAVQPTEALVLVSDDAIYFGVRAYDSDPGGVRASLSERDSWGRADDYIRVVLDTFNDRRRAYNFMVNAYGVQQDGIWVEGGQGGGGGGRGGRGGGGGGGGGRRGGGFGPPPVDYNPDFIWESDGRLDDQGYTVEMRIPLKSIRFQNVPRQSWGINIMRRVQRTGYQQSWAPLSRDRANQLEQSGTLDELQDLDPGLFLEINPVATGKRLGAYDSDAGAFQHDDPVGDFGFYTTYGLTSNLTLDGTYNPDFSQVEADAGQIAVNERFALFFPEKRPFFLEGMDIFQLPKQLVYTRSVVDPIAGAKITGKVGSFNVGYMGAVDQVASSSSANDAVVNLVRLRRDLGTSSTFGLTYTDRTRSTDVFNRVMSADSRLVMGGRYTLQLIGAGSVRGLSEGGSEWGSLTSASFARTGRTFSFNGEFENIEPAFEAASGFIRRVGLTQIQGNVSLNSIGRPGDLIERWGPSLSVRTLWDHDTFWDGGKTEESEIRLTGTASFRNNITLFLTGTRTDFFFPASDYGGLFTREPSDMLAPLSVSQSHFEGLYGGSFFLMASSWSKVRGNIRFSWGETPLFYRTLDVPIETAEQYSGSVSLNLYPFTSLQAEVGVNHETLIRKRGGGRYSSATIPRIRAQYQFTKALFLRSIIEYAHRHQEPLLNPVSGLPLEYCPADACTALSTSDGHDVHVEVLLSYEPSPGTVMYIGYSREMEDSGAFRFQRMRPQADGLFAKVSYRFRL
- a CDS encoding RagB/SusD family nutrient uptake outer membrane protein translates to MTENRGNNYGIRLPRVLLVAATAGLAASGCEVTNPGPIQDEFLAQPASQQGLVNGGVRRLAELLTYGSYTHAILARELFPGGQTGFMGHDPITQSGHILPGSFSNRWNDGVQARFITETAISRFTEVDAPSNMLYQAYLWNAFTYRTMGEWWCDAVLGPTDPDDTTPGSYEQGSTGNFNRAIDSFTAALGFAATPDETHAARGGRAAAHAWLGDWSAAAADAATIPDDFVFWINYDDELQPYYNTIFEANARQPAGSYSIIYTFVEDYYTETGDPRTPWFEDANIPYATASLDTYGQVEWKNQAKYNSRNDDQRIVSGWEMRLLEAEAALNAGNWQAAMTIINRVRTRNISDTTGEPLDPWVAMSMEEAWTFLKRERYIELWLEGRRLGDERRWAATNTPGDLDTPDWESTAFAPGSRTTMFTRNPRSYCFDIPESERDRNPNVPPIS
- a CDS encoding BlaI/MecI/CopY family transcriptional regulator; the protein is MTALTAREMDVMSVLWDLGSATVNEVSAQLDDDLAYTTVLTVLRILESKGLVGHEREGRAHRYHPLLARREAGRSVLDRLREKVYSGSTEMLVANLVSDERLSAKTIRRLRRLLDERLEKEERG